The Festucalex cinctus isolate MCC-2025b chromosome 16, RoL_Fcin_1.0, whole genome shotgun sequence sequence tttcagtggtgcccaagttgggtcctcgagagcccctatccagcccgttttccatgtttctctcccctaacacacctgattcatgatcaagaTCGTTATCGGGCTTCTGCAAaatttgctgatgagctgatcattagattcagctgcgccgAAAGAGAGAGATATGAAAAACAGACTGGGCAGGGGCTTTCGTTCGAGGACTGGACTTGGGCACCACTGCTGTAGAATAAATATGACGATCGAAGACGTGTGGTCTCGTAAACTAGACCGCAACCGAACGTCGCGTTATTTGAAATCAAAATTTAAAGCTAATACATAATCAATTGTATTTCacgtaaaaacaaatacatactgATCGATTTCCTGATACTTTCAGCTTCGCTGCATGTGGTCCTGTGAAAGATCCAATCACATCGCTTTAATGATAGCCAATCAGAGCCTCTGGAAAATCTTCAGCCAGGTCTGTTTAACGCCTGATTTGGAATGTTTGTTAAATTCGCTCGGGTTTGGGAGAACATACTTTTTCGTTTCGACATATACCAAATATATAACAAACAGTGCAAACTAAAATAGAGCGTATCGTTTGTTTGTTATTACAGCaacgaaagttttttttactaaaaacaGGCAATATTCATGGACTACTAACAGGGAGTGTtgggtgatatatatatattttttttttaatagtctgAATTGAAGCGGCGATATCTAAAAATACAGAGAAACAAATGTATAATGCGCGTAttattttgggtgaaaaaaacagtatatagtCAAATTTGAAACGTTTTTTATCGACgtattttcagtttcaaaacatATGGTCCTGTGAaagagccaatcacagagcagggATCGCCACAACCACAGCCAATAAGATCCTCTGTAAAATCCTGAAGTAGGACATCGATGGATGCCTGACTTAAATTGCTTCTTCAtatagctttaaaaaaacactattttcatTAGTGAGACATACGAATAACGTAATCGACGTTCTGTTCACTTAAATATTTGTAGTTTTTCTTTGGTAGTCCCATAGCGATGCAGGTCTTACGTAATTAAAACAGGCAATCGTATGGACTTCCATATGACGACAACGGACTGTTTGTTTATGAATTGGACGATTCTCGAgaattgtgaacattttttgaaGCCTGTAGATTCAAGAACCGTGACATTGAGGCAATTCAACCGTCTTTGGTCTTTCCCAAAACCCGTTCAAATGGTACAGGAGGTCGAAAACTTCTTTGGCGTGTACATGTTATACTGCCTCAACCCCAAGTATAAAGGGCGAATATACATCGGCTTCACCGTGGATCCTGAACGCAGGATTCGACAACACAATGCGGGGCGACACAAAGGAGGCGCGAAGAGGACCAGCGGGAGAGGACCATGGTACACTTTTGCCTTCCATCTCACGTCTAATGTACATTTTGACGCGTTGCTTCTGTTCTAGGGAGATGGTCCTCATCATACATGGATTTCCCTCCGACATTGCTGCCTTGACAGTAAGTGAAAAGGGGCGCTGGGGTGAAATAAATGTGATCTATTTATTTTGTGCTTAACGTAACGTTGTTCAGTAAGAACACTGAAAATGAATTCGAATGAATTAAGCAATTatgtcctttttgtttttaacctgaTTTGTATTTCTTGCGTTCTTGTCAGTTCGAGTGGGCGTGGCAGAACCCACACACCTCCAGGCGCCTCGCGCACATCTCCCGCCGCGCCAGGAAGGAGTCCAGCCTGCAGTTCCACTGGCGCGTCGTCTGCAACATGCTGCGCGTGGCCCCGTGGAGCAGGCTCCCTCTGACGGCCCGCTGGCTTCAATGGGAGCACAAGATGGACTTTGAGGCCGCTCTGCGGCCCCCGCTGCACATCCCCGTCGCCTTCGGGGGCGTCAAAGCCAAGAAGCAGCGTCCGGTGGACAGGTGTGAAGACCAGGAGGAGGCGGCAAGGTGTTTCCTCTGCAAAGGCCGACTTATGGTAAGTGCCTGAACCGACTCGAATGACTTTCCTGCGGCGTTCCCGTAATACTTGTTGGAATCTTGCCAAACTCTTGTGCTCTCCTCAGACTTGGGAAAAGCTCGGTTGCGTCCACGCGTTGTGCAGAATGCGCAGCCACGTGATCTGCCTGGCCAAGCATTTCCTGCGGCACGAGCCGTCACACCTCCTGCCTGTGAAGGGCCACTGCCCGGCCTGCCATGGCTACATGCTGTGGGGGAATCTCATCCGCCTCAAGCAAGGCCACGCGCGAGACATGGATCCATTGACCGCGTCCCACGTAAATCATCcgagcttcttcttcttctttttttacattacagcaACTGTATTTAGTCGTTTAATGactcaacacaaacaaaccacTTTCACACTAATATGAACTTGCATATGAAATCTCTCCATGTGGACTTTGTCTTTCACAGGACGACTGGATGAACGAACCGCACACAAGACCGACCTTGTCAACAATCACATAACCTCTCTGATCACAAACTATTGTTTACAATcgtgtttatttatgttttcaatGCTCTTCACAacacaataaaatgtgtttttatttaataccGGTGTAATGCACAAAGTGGCTCAACTAATCAGTAGAGCACATTCAGAAAGTGAATTATTAgttctgaaaaaaaatacaaattcaatttttCCTTTCAAATAAGCAGTCATGAATGGTACACACGTCATAATCCTCAGTTGCATATACAAAGTCATAAATGAAATGTCTCTAATACTGTACCAGGGGTCCTCCCATCTTTAACAAGCGCATgtcaaaatactgtatatgcaaAGGATATATTTACTCATGAAAAGACAGAATTGCTTCATGGACACTGAAACTAGTGAAGGTAATCAAAGCcttttttgtcttgtctttaaaaaagaaaaaacagtgcCAAGCTGAACCTTTTTAACCGCAACTGCATCGTGTTGTGCTCACGGGTCGGCAGGCGGCGTCTGCAACATGATGACCGGCTGTATGAAACAGAAGCCCAGGTAagattggagcaaatttgcCCCCTTGTCCCGTTTTCCTCACGCGTGTGCTCACCATTTTCGGGGCCGGCCCGCAGCAGTTGACCACCTTGCAGGCGTACACGGCCAGAGTGACGGAGATGGCGAACAAAGTGACCTGGACGATCATATTCTGTGCGAAGAGGTGATGCTTCGTGCGCTGCAAGTGACAATATTTGCCTTTGTTTCATGCAAATGTCAAAAGATATTCCAAGCTTTTGTGATGCGCCGTTTGCTAAGAAAAAGGACACGGGAAGTTGTAGCAAACTGAATGTTTCACAAGCAAACGTATTTAGTACACAATAACAGTCAAATATGTATCATTTGGACATGAAATCCAAGTTTGTGGGTTTAATATCATTCCCATGAACAATTTGGATGTCATGTTGCTAACTCCTTCATGATCACAAACTAGTACTTGCTGTAGAAGCCACAATTTACTAAGAAGTGGCCACCAAATAGGCACAGGAAAACGGCAATTGAAATTGACTACAATTTAATCTTCCCCCTCCATAATGAAAAAGATGATGAAACTTCAACTCACTCCGATGGCGTGGCAGACCTGAACCGCGGTGCTATTGCCATCGTCATAACGCCAACAGCCGCCGGGATAAAAACTCTCAATGTCGACCACGAGCCAGATCACGTTGAAGAAGGCGGCGCCGCTGGACACGATCTGCATCCCCAAACTGCCCCTCAGCtaacacacgcaaacacgcgCATCACATGACGTGCGTGGCCACGGGAGGTGTTGGCGCGCTCACCGTGGGCAGGTGGAGGTTCTTTGCTGCTATCGAGACACTTCCAGCTATAATTACCTGTCACGACAAGAATGCAATTGCCTATTGGAATGCTGCAGGAAATTCAGGACTACTGCAAATAGCAATGAAAACTACCAAAACAATCAAGTGAAAACTGGTctcttttgtatgtattttaatGCATGAAAAAGGTTTCTAGGCAATAAATCAAACTATAATTGATGCACTATAGAGGTAATTGTGCCTTTGCGTACTCAGAGCCCATCCTGAACTATTCTAACGTTCAGAGTAAAGTCATTATTTGtacgaaaaacaaacaaacatttaaaggCCATaaatgatgatttaaaaaaaacagaaagtggTGGCAACTAAGTATGCCTTCTTGTGACAACTTTTGCTTCGCGTATTGCTAATTTAGGCTAACAATTgtataaaactataataaagCCAACCTTGTTGTCATAAATCTGAAGAA is a genomic window containing:
- the LOC144003257 gene encoding membrane-spanning 4-domains subfamily A member 4A isoform X1 translates to MEDEAAASDSSTQNPLVTVTFQRDANRKQKYLEAEPKALGITQIVLTVHQILCLSIFPPNHRNWGRIPFIVSSLLVIIAGSVSIAAKNLHLPTLRGSLGMQIVSSGAAFFNVIWLVVDIESFYPGGCWRYDDGNSTAVQVCHAIGRTKHHLFAQNMIVQVTLFAISVTLAVYACKVVNCCGPAPKMPVIMLQTPPADP
- the slx1b gene encoding structure-specific endonuclease subunit SLX1 isoform X2, translating into MWSCERSNHIALMIANQSLWKIFSQEVENFFGVYMLYCLNPKYKGRIYIGFTVDPERRIRQHNAGRHKGGAKRTSGRGPWEMVLIIHGFPSDIAALTFEWAWQNPHTSRRLAHISRRARKESSLQFHWRVVCNMLRVAPWSRLPLTARWLQWEHKMDFEAALRPPLHIPVAFGGVKAKKQRPVDRCEDQEEAARCFLCKGRLMTWEKLGCVHALCRMRSHVICLAKHFLRHEPSHLLPVKGHCPACHGYMLWGNLIRLKQGHARDMDPLTASHDDWMNEPHTRPTLSTIT
- the slx1b gene encoding structure-specific endonuclease subunit SLX1 isoform X1 — encoded protein: MDFHMTTTDCLFMNWTILENCEHFLKPVDSRTVTLRQFNRLWSFPKPVQMVQEVENFFGVYMLYCLNPKYKGRIYIGFTVDPERRIRQHNAGRHKGGAKRTSGRGPWEMVLIIHGFPSDIAALTFEWAWQNPHTSRRLAHISRRARKESSLQFHWRVVCNMLRVAPWSRLPLTARWLQWEHKMDFEAALRPPLHIPVAFGGVKAKKQRPVDRCEDQEEAARCFLCKGRLMTWEKLGCVHALCRMRSHVICLAKHFLRHEPSHLLPVKGHCPACHGYMLWGNLIRLKQGHARDMDPLTASHDDWMNEPHTRPTLSTIT
- the slx1b gene encoding structure-specific endonuclease subunit SLX1 isoform X3, producing MWTAVPTEVENFFGVYMLYCLNPKYKGRIYIGFTVDPERRIRQHNAGRHKGGAKRTSGRGPWEMVLIIHGFPSDIAALTFEWAWQNPHTSRRLAHISRRARKESSLQFHWRVVCNMLRVAPWSRLPLTARWLQWEHKMDFEAALRPPLHIPVAFGGVKAKKQRPVDRCEDQEEAARCFLCKGRLMTWEKLGCVHALCRMRSHVICLAKHFLRHEPSHLLPVKGHCPACHGYMLWGNLIRLKQGHARDMDPLTASHDDWMNEPHTRPTLSTIT
- the LOC144003257 gene encoding membrane-spanning 4-domains subfamily A member 4A isoform X2, whose protein sequence is MEDEAAASDSSTQNPLVTVTFQRDANRKQKYLEAEPKALGITQIVLTVHQILCLSIFPPNHRNWGRIPFIVSSLLVIIAGSVSIAAKNLHLPTLRGSLGMQIVSSGAAFFNVIWLVVDIESFYPGGCWRYDDGNSTAVQVCHAIGQTAHHKSLEYLLTFA